Proteins encoded within one genomic window of SAR324 cluster bacterium:
- a CDS encoding MMPL family transporter, which translates to MSKIRHSIDQAFLNWAKLVINNKWIFAVLILVLSVFLISQIRNLKVDTSTEGFFHPEDPSLITYNAFRDQFGRDEMIILMIESDHLFSIDFLTRLKEMHQELEDTVPNLNDINDLVSARKTIGNEGSLIVGDLLEELPQSDEELAEFKAYVLQNKLYKNFLIAEDGRHTVIAIQTSAWSSQGQPEFGGALDTGTQMTGSQEKPKPLSDKENSEIIARIHEIKVKYESPDFKISFTGTPVVTDYLKRSMMKDMRFFTLLAIAGIAIFLFIMFRRVTGVILPLLTVILSFLYTLGLMALTHTALKLPTQILPSFLLATSIGSSVHMMSMFYKDYHKDKGNKAQAIMDAMAHSALPVAMTSLTTAASLLSFATAAIAPIADLGMFAAFGVMVSLFLTLTFLPCFLAILPVRHHGHQDAEELPLTVRFLEAVGDFAHDHYKLSIGIWTVITVLAMTGLPMLRLEHNTLIWFPETSEIRQQTQAMDDIMKGSVSIEMIVDTKKENGLYDPKVLNALNELEDYALTLAPTQREAPFVGKALSLASMLKEINQALGENKHENYVIPQNRQLIAQEFLLFENSGSDDLKDIVDSQFSKTRLTIKTPWIEARSYMPILEALEKKAHELLGPEVEIQTTGMIELFAKTVNIMMKSMITSYLIAAVVITLMMIVLIGRFGLGLLSMIPNLSPIVITLGMMGLVGIPLDMFTLLIGSIAIGLAVDDTIHFFHNYMRYLNQYGDSKKAIEETLGTAGMAMLVTSTVLTLGFWVYMLASMNNLFNFGLLTGLALLIAFLADVNLSPALLTWVDEAGKKKR; encoded by the coding sequence ATGAGTAAGATTCGTCATAGCATTGATCAAGCCTTCCTGAATTGGGCAAAACTGGTCATAAATAATAAATGGATCTTTGCTGTTTTGATCCTGGTGCTCAGCGTGTTTTTGATTTCGCAGATCCGTAATCTGAAAGTGGACACGTCCACGGAAGGTTTTTTCCATCCCGAAGACCCGTCGCTCATTACCTACAATGCGTTCAGGGATCAGTTCGGGCGGGATGAGATGATCATCCTGATGATTGAGTCAGACCATCTTTTCAGTATCGATTTTTTGACCAGACTCAAGGAAATGCATCAGGAACTTGAGGATACCGTCCCCAATCTCAATGACATCAATGATCTGGTCAGCGCCAGAAAAACTATTGGCAATGAAGGTTCACTGATTGTCGGTGATCTTCTGGAAGAATTGCCTCAATCGGATGAAGAATTGGCCGAGTTTAAGGCGTATGTACTTCAAAACAAGCTCTACAAAAACTTTTTGATCGCTGAAGACGGGCGGCATACGGTCATTGCCATTCAAACTTCCGCATGGTCTTCACAGGGACAACCTGAATTCGGTGGTGCTCTGGATACCGGAACCCAAATGACAGGATCTCAAGAAAAACCCAAACCCCTTTCTGACAAAGAGAACAGTGAAATTATTGCCAGAATTCACGAAATCAAGGTTAAGTATGAAAGCCCGGATTTTAAGATTTCCTTCACGGGAACCCCGGTTGTCACAGATTACCTGAAGCGGTCGATGATGAAGGACATGCGGTTTTTCACGTTGCTTGCCATTGCGGGCATTGCCATCTTTTTGTTCATCATGTTCCGCAGGGTTACCGGAGTGATCTTGCCTCTGCTGACAGTGATCCTGAGTTTCCTTTATACGTTGGGCCTGATGGCCCTGACCCATACCGCGCTGAAGCTGCCGACGCAGATCCTGCCCAGCTTTCTTCTGGCGACCTCGATTGGATCTTCCGTCCACATGATGAGCATGTTTTATAAGGATTATCACAAGGATAAGGGCAACAAGGCTCAGGCAATTATGGATGCCATGGCACATTCCGCCTTGCCAGTGGCAATGACCAGTTTGACCACTGCCGCGAGCCTCCTTTCTTTTGCGACAGCCGCAATTGCTCCGATTGCTGATCTGGGAATGTTTGCCGCTTTCGGTGTCATGGTTTCCCTGTTTTTGACCTTAACGTTTCTGCCCTGTTTTCTGGCGATTCTTCCGGTGAGGCACCATGGGCATCAGGATGCGGAGGAACTTCCCTTGACGGTCCGCTTTCTGGAAGCCGTCGGGGACTTTGCTCATGACCATTATAAATTGAGCATCGGGATCTGGACTGTGATTACGGTGTTGGCAATGACGGGCTTACCCATGCTGAGGCTGGAGCACAACACCTTGATCTGGTTCCCTGAAACCTCTGAAATCCGTCAGCAAACCCAGGCGATGGACGACATCATGAAAGGTTCGGTTTCGATTGAAATGATAGTTGATACCAAAAAAGAAAATGGATTGTATGACCCGAAGGTTCTCAATGCCCTCAACGAACTGGAGGACTACGCCTTAACTCTGGCGCCGACACAACGGGAAGCGCCCTTTGTGGGCAAAGCCTTATCGCTGGCCAGCATGCTCAAGGAAATCAACCAGGCATTGGGGGAAAACAAACATGAAAACTACGTGATTCCTCAAAACCGGCAATTGATCGCTCAGGAGTTTCTCCTGTTTGAAAACTCTGGTTCTGACGATTTGAAAGATATTGTGGACAGTCAATTTTCCAAAACAAGACTTACCATAAAGACGCCCTGGATAGAGGCCAGAAGCTATATGCCCATTCTGGAAGCCCTGGAGAAAAAAGCCCATGAACTACTTGGACCTGAGGTTGAAATTCAAACAACCGGGATGATTGAATTGTTCGCCAAAACCGTCAATATCATGATGAAGAGCATGATCACCAGCTACCTGATTGCCGCGGTGGTGATCACCTTGATGATGATTGTCCTGATTGGCCGGTTCGGACTGGGATTGCTTTCGATGATCCCCAATTTGAGTCCGATCGTCATCACCCTGGGAATGATGGGGTTGGTCGGCATTCCACTGGATATGTTCACGCTGTTGATTGGTTCGATCGCAATCGGTTTGGCGGTGGATGACACGATCCATTTTTTCCACAACTACATGCGTTACCTCAATCAGTATGGGGACTCTAAAAAAGCGATTGAAGAAACTCTGGGAACAGCCGGAATGGCCATGTTGGTCACCAGCACGGTGCTGACCCTGGGGTTCTGGGTGTATATGTTGGCCTCCATGAACAATCTCTTTAACTTTGGTCTGCTCACAGGCCTGGCCTTATTGATCGCGTTTCTGGCGGATGTCAATCTGTCTCCGGCACTTTTAACCTGGGTGGATGAGGCTGGTAAGAAAAAAAGATGA
- a CDS encoding type II toxin-antitoxin system Phd/YefM family antitoxin: MEYTVTEAKKYFNAIISAPDPVIILRKGKPESVVIPFETYRTLSQESLKLHEIQAVELAKKIHSDPNYPLLPDEDEGLE; this comes from the coding sequence ATGGAATACACCGTTACTGAAGCCAAAAAATATTTTAATGCTATCATTTCTGCTCCCGACCCTGTCATTATTTTAAGAAAAGGAAAACCAGAGTCTGTCGTTATTCCTTTTGAAACCTATCGTACTCTGTCTCAAGAATCTCTTAAATTACACGAAATTCAAGCCGTGGAACTGGCTAAAAAGATTCATTCCGATCCCAATTACCCTTTGTTACCCGATGAGGATGAGGGGTTGGAATGA
- a CDS encoding TerB family tellurite resistance protein, with amino-acid sequence MISKILERLSQGDDKKIKQWVVKIIIGAIIADKVIHKSEIPFLVNLFESLKDDPETLSIFFNHLKEFKTYPIEPLDKKPTNAEEIFSTILKICRSDNQFHAEEIKYCHTVGSIMGLSPMVIGRMIKETDASAKHQAFFELLQGLNAEERFWMAEIIMKIIKADGKVDKKEIPYLSHLYDLLDGSSEKMKEIEQRSENLDLENLQPMNFDKSRSREILTHVIEISMCDRHLDQRELDFILSISDKINFPHEDVAAIVEMVRAATGIMPLR; translated from the coding sequence GTGATATCAAAAATTCTGGAACGTTTGTCTCAAGGTGATGATAAGAAAATAAAACAATGGGTGGTGAAAATCATCATTGGCGCCATCATCGCGGACAAGGTTATCCATAAGTCAGAAATCCCTTTTCTGGTCAATTTGTTTGAATCGCTCAAGGATGATCCTGAAACATTGTCCATATTTTTCAATCATTTGAAAGAATTCAAGACTTATCCCATTGAACCTCTGGATAAAAAACCAACAAACGCTGAAGAAATTTTTTCTACCATTCTCAAGATTTGCCGATCGGATAACCAGTTTCATGCCGAAGAAATCAAATATTGTCACACCGTTGGTTCCATCATGGGGCTATCTCCCATGGTCATCGGTCGAATGATCAAGGAAACGGATGCCAGTGCCAAACATCAGGCTTTTTTTGAGTTGCTTCAGGGATTGAATGCGGAAGAGCGCTTCTGGATGGCAGAAATTATCATGAAAATTATCAAGGCCGATGGCAAAGTGGATAAGAAAGAAATTCCCTATCTCAGCCACCTGTATGACTTGCTGGATGGCTCTTCTGAAAAGATGAAAGAGATTGAACAACGTTCTGAAAACCTCGATCTTGAAAATTTGCAGCCTATGAATTTTGATAAATCCAGATCCAGAGAGATTTTGACGCATGTGATTGAAATCAGCATGTGTGATCGGCATCTGGATCAACGGGAACTCGATTTTATTTTGAGCATCTCTGATAAAATCAATTTCCCGCACGAAGACGTGGCTGCGATTGTTGAAATGGTAAGAGCGGCAACTGGAATTATGCCACTCAGGTGA
- a CDS encoding outer membrane lipoprotein-sorting protein, with amino-acid sequence MKGRKHQICVDIPEKLLHIIVHVAIKAETVEGCRIFREVLERYPSLDAFSATLASRTAGAVQSAGCHAEHGTRQCVTRVVNFIQGDAMKKILLFACGMFVVMGALHAADMSAQEIMVKVDKRDTGETSISESAMILIDKNGNQRVRQTKMFRRQYPDVKKSISFFLTPADVKDTSFLSYDWEDDAKEDDSWLYLPALRKVKRIAASDKAGSFMGSDFTYSDIEGINIKHYDYAFVKESEMIDGADTWVIESTPKPEFNEKVLDETGYLKSQVWVRKDNFMVVRGMFWVKKGKKIKYLTISDIEKIDNIWTGKTLQMVTTQNGVKAHATVLKNQGISYNKPVDEDMFSTQRMERGL; translated from the coding sequence GTGAAAGGCCGCAAACACCAAATTTGTGTCGATATTCCGGAAAAACTGTTGCATATTATCGTGCATGTCGCCATTAAAGCCGAAACGGTGGAGGGATGCCGTATCTTCCGGGAAGTGCTGGAACGTTATCCTTCGCTTGACGCTTTTTCCGCCACTCTTGCGTCCCGCACCGCAGGAGCTGTGCAATCGGCGGGTTGCCACGCAGAGCATGGAACCCGGCAGTGCGTAACAAGAGTTGTTAATTTTATCCAGGGAGATGCTATGAAAAAAATATTGTTGTTTGCTTGTGGAATGTTTGTGGTGATGGGCGCGCTTCATGCGGCTGATATGTCAGCACAGGAGATTATGGTCAAAGTGGATAAACGGGATACGGGCGAAACCAGTATTTCTGAAAGTGCCATGATCCTGATTGATAAGAATGGAAACCAGCGTGTTCGACAAACCAAGATGTTCCGCAGACAATATCCGGATGTGAAGAAATCCATTTCATTTTTTCTGACACCGGCAGATGTCAAGGATACCTCATTTCTGTCTTATGACTGGGAAGATGATGCCAAGGAAGATGACTCATGGTTATATCTTCCAGCCTTGCGCAAGGTGAAACGCATTGCCGCATCCGATAAGGCAGGTTCCTTCATGGGCAGTGATTTCACCTATTCCGATATCGAAGGAATCAATATCAAGCACTACGATTATGCGTTCGTGAAGGAAAGTGAAATGATTGACGGTGCCGATACCTGGGTCATTGAGTCCACGCCCAAACCGGAATTTAATGAGAAGGTTCTGGATGAAACCGGCTACCTCAAGTCGCAGGTTTGGGTACGCAAAGACAATTTCATGGTGGTCAGAGGCATGTTCTGGGTGAAAAAAGGTAAAAAAATAAAATATCTCACCATCTCGGATATTGAAAAAATTGATAACATCTGGACAGGAAAAACATTACAAATGGTCACAACCCAGAATGGGGTGAAGGCCCATGCGACTGTGTTGAAAAACCAGGGTATCAGTTACAACAAACCGGTGGATGAAGATATGTTTTCTACTCAACGAATGGAACGGGGATTGTGA